Proteins from a genomic interval of Paenibacillus sp. RC334:
- a CDS encoding phage tail sheath family protein, with the protein MAGGTWENTNKPVLPGLYMNFQAAAASAIQGGSRGTVVVPVKANWGPVREFVEIGSETAINQIFSNDSLDGATAYSTLYLALLGGPKKLLAYRLADDTAAQATVTLKSGGEAPTDVLRLQALYTGSRGNGFAVTVQPTLGDEQAREVRLYEGTKLLGTYKGSDGTAASIAEAMNKNSENVWVKAEVVGNGGIPVDVSGVHLTGGNSGNSKLVNADYIAMQEALEGQEFNVLALDYAADLALLQSFAAWIKRVRSEGKGVIAVFGGSAADDVSKTAVSLASARSLALNHEGIVNVGTGVRLAGTDYSSAQTAAYVAGLIAGQRLNQSATYAVTPFEDVTRRWTRSEQEQAVRNGVFLLFFDGRQVKALRGINSLVNPAAGQNNAWKKIRSIRVMDAINADLQRAAEETYIGKINNTVEGRLALIGAIKEYLAQLSLSNVIEADGYDVILDPAYYGDAPVIKPEPDQVFLQWNVKLTDVMEQLFGTFYVQ; encoded by the coding sequence ATGGCAGGCGGAACATGGGAAAACACGAATAAACCGGTATTGCCGGGTTTGTATATGAATTTTCAGGCAGCAGCAGCTTCAGCTATTCAAGGTGGTTCACGCGGTACGGTCGTTGTGCCGGTTAAAGCCAACTGGGGACCTGTACGTGAGTTTGTAGAGATTGGCAGCGAAACGGCGATCAACCAAATCTTTTCGAATGACAGTCTGGATGGAGCAACAGCGTATTCTACGCTGTATCTGGCTCTGCTGGGTGGACCGAAAAAGCTGTTGGCCTACCGTTTGGCAGATGACACGGCTGCTCAAGCAACTGTGACGCTGAAAAGCGGCGGTGAGGCCCCAACCGATGTGCTGCGCTTGCAGGCTTTGTACACAGGTAGTCGTGGTAATGGCTTTGCCGTAACGGTACAGCCAACCTTGGGTGACGAGCAAGCCCGTGAGGTGCGTCTCTATGAGGGCACTAAGCTGCTGGGTACGTATAAAGGCAGCGACGGTACGGCTGCTTCGATTGCCGAAGCGATGAACAAGAACAGCGAAAATGTATGGGTGAAGGCGGAAGTTGTCGGCAACGGCGGCATTCCGGTGGATGTCAGCGGCGTACATCTCACAGGCGGTAACAGCGGTAATAGCAAGCTGGTTAATGCAGACTACATCGCCATGCAGGAAGCGCTGGAAGGACAGGAATTTAACGTCCTCGCGCTGGATTATGCAGCCGATCTGGCCTTGCTGCAAAGCTTTGCCGCGTGGATCAAGCGTGTCCGGAGCGAAGGCAAGGGTGTTATCGCCGTGTTCGGTGGTTCTGCGGCGGATGATGTATCCAAAACCGCTGTCAGCCTGGCCTCTGCCCGCTCCCTGGCGCTCAACCATGAAGGTATCGTAAACGTGGGTACTGGCGTGCGTCTGGCAGGTACGGACTACAGCTCCGCTCAAACGGCTGCTTATGTAGCCGGACTGATCGCAGGCCAACGTCTGAATCAATCCGCCACATATGCGGTGACGCCTTTTGAGGATGTAACCCGCCGCTGGACACGCTCCGAGCAGGAGCAGGCTGTCCGCAATGGTGTCTTCCTGCTGTTCTTCGACGGCCGTCAGGTCAAAGCGTTGCGTGGGATCAACAGCTTGGTGAACCCGGCTGCCGGGCAAAACAACGCATGGAAGAAAATCCGTTCCATCCGCGTTATGGATGCTATTAACGCTGACTTGCAGCGTGCAGCCGAAGAGACCTACATCGGCAAAATCAACAACACGGTAGAAGGCCGTCTGGCACTCATCGGTGCGATCAAAGAATACCTGGCACAGCTGTCGCTAAGCAACGTTATCGAAGCCGATGGCTACGATGTCATTCTCGACCCAGCCTACTATGGTGATGCGCCAGTCATCAAACCGGAGCCGGACCAAGTGTTCCTGCAATGGAATGTGAAGCTGACCGACGTGATGGAGCAACTGTTCGGTACATTTTACGTGCAATAA
- a CDS encoding phage tail tube protein, translating to MLDASRVILGTYGQAYIDGVWQTHVNKLEASVEIDKRELNLVGNTWKVHKNGAKKGTGTMSGYKVTSDMIRRGFAKFDIISKLDDPESFGHERVRLIRCMPDKIQLANWTAGEEVPEETTFTFEGYELLDPIVAE from the coding sequence ATGTTGGATGCTTCAAGAGTCATTTTAGGTACGTATGGTCAGGCATATATTGACGGGGTATGGCAGACACATGTCAACAAGCTGGAAGCCAGTGTGGAAATTGATAAAAGAGAACTGAATTTGGTAGGTAATACCTGGAAAGTGCATAAAAATGGAGCCAAAAAAGGGACTGGGACAATGAGCGGTTACAAAGTAACTTCTGATATGATTCGTCGTGGATTTGCAAAATTCGATATTATTTCCAAGCTGGATGATCCTGAATCTTTTGGACATGAACGTGTTCGTTTGATTCGCTGCATGCCAGATAAAATTCAGTTGGCTAACTGGACCGCTGGAGAAGAAGTACCGGAGGAAACGACATTTACCTTTGAAGGCTACGAGCTTCTCGATCCTATCGTCGCTGAGTAA
- a CDS encoding LysM peptidoglycan-binding domain-containing protein: MDFFLINGRSVFQFPVNPEEVNISRQKGYETVTMLTHGEFDFPQGEKVKEITFSSFFPKVYDASYCRYKNIPDPNEAMNRLNAMLKAENPYQFIITNTLISVPVFIIAHNTTFRGGEAGDIYFEITLRTWREPKIALRTGSSPQKVNSKTLPRTDLKAKSKTYTVKTGDSLSKIAKLELGDSSKWKSIYQMNTKVIGKNPNMIKVGQKLVMP; this comes from the coding sequence ATAGACTTTTTTTTGATTAATGGTAGAAGTGTATTTCAATTCCCGGTTAATCCTGAAGAGGTGAATATTTCACGACAAAAGGGATATGAAACAGTTACGATGCTTACACACGGAGAGTTTGATTTTCCGCAAGGAGAAAAGGTGAAAGAAATCACCTTTTCTTCTTTTTTTCCCAAGGTATATGATGCATCTTATTGCCGTTATAAAAATATTCCGGATCCTAATGAAGCGATGAACAGGTTAAATGCAATGTTAAAAGCAGAGAACCCATATCAATTTATTATTACCAATACGCTAATTAGTGTTCCGGTTTTTATCATTGCCCATAATACGACCTTTCGTGGAGGAGAGGCAGGGGATATCTATTTTGAAATTACTTTGCGTACATGGCGTGAACCCAAAATAGCTCTACGAACTGGAAGCTCTCCCCAAAAAGTGAACTCAAAAACCCTTCCACGCACGGATCTTAAAGCTAAATCTAAAACGTATACTGTCAAGACAGGGGATTCACTTTCCAAAATTGCAAAGCTGGAGTTGGGGGATAGTTCCAAATGGAAAAGTATATATCAAATGAATACAAAGGTCATAGGCAAGAACCCGAATATGATTAAAGTGGGTCAAAAGCTGGTGATGCCATGA
- a CDS encoding phage portal protein, translating to MSYQVILQDKYDLTPLVEKITLKDALNQIAYQASIRVAASNGMPAITPGMPIRVSGIPFGKNVKVPLLHPAVVWEVESSNSGTKRYSLVVYDRTIYLDKSEDEYLFPKGQTATQRLRKYAKDWKFQIASIPDTKVQLGKGIYRAQTLYSMMLADLKETAKLGGDLYQLRMTSAGLELFKIGSNPSPYVLDRFIDLTQLRTLEGAVTKVKVMTANENVGSGQEVPSKVLAVAEGDTKALGTLQKLVEDDQVKAAGGASKLAKSHITGIQETFTVNLPDINTLRAGEAVMLQGLKLIVTSVSRDLGNPGNMTLELASFDMVKRRYFLE from the coding sequence ATGAGCTACCAAGTAATACTTCAAGATAAATATGATCTTACCCCTCTGGTGGAGAAAATAACTTTAAAAGATGCTCTTAACCAAATTGCATATCAGGCCAGCATCCGAGTAGCTGCTTCAAATGGTATGCCCGCGATTACTCCGGGAATGCCTATTCGTGTCAGTGGAATTCCATTTGGGAAAAATGTGAAGGTGCCACTTCTCCATCCTGCTGTTGTGTGGGAAGTAGAGAGTTCTAACAGCGGAACAAAACGTTACTCTCTGGTTGTATACGATAGGACGATTTATTTGGATAAATCCGAGGACGAATATTTATTTCCCAAAGGACAAACGGCCACACAACGGTTGCGCAAATACGCGAAGGATTGGAAGTTTCAAATCGCCTCAATACCCGATACGAAAGTGCAGTTAGGAAAAGGTATCTATCGTGCCCAGACTCTATATTCCATGATGCTGGCTGATTTGAAAGAGACAGCAAAGTTGGGCGGAGATTTGTACCAGTTACGCATGACAAGTGCTGGATTAGAGTTATTTAAAATCGGCAGCAATCCTTCCCCCTATGTGTTAGACCGATTTATTGATCTTACTCAGTTGCGGACACTTGAGGGAGCCGTAACTAAAGTTAAAGTGATGACAGCTAATGAGAATGTAGGAAGCGGACAAGAGGTGCCGTCTAAGGTGCTGGCTGTAGCAGAAGGGGATACTAAAGCGCTGGGTACTTTGCAAAAGCTGGTTGAGGATGATCAAGTGAAAGCAGCTGGTGGAGCCAGTAAGCTTGCTAAAAGTCATATAACTGGGATCCAGGAAACTTTTACAGTTAATTTACCAGATATTAATACCCTACGTGCTGGTGAAGCTGTAATGTTACAAGGGTTGAAGCTGATTGTTACATCAGTCAGTCGGGATTTGGGGAATCCGGGAAATATGACTTTAGAGCTCGCTTCCTTCGATATGGTAAAAAGGAGGTATTTTCTTGAGTAA
- a CDS encoding DUF2634 domain-containing protein has translation MANLFPETDDMLWTDITDPDVLEDNRAVFGRSWRFDFEAGEFVMSPSRKIVTTGEKEAWVQWCEKAIRTPRYRHVIYSPDYGSELEELIGSSYGHGVQESEIKRMVTEALLADARTASVDQFTFSWEGEVCHFSCQITNVRDETEIVESVVI, from the coding sequence GTGGCTAATTTATTTCCCGAAACGGATGATATGCTCTGGACGGATATTACGGACCCGGATGTGCTGGAGGATAATCGGGCAGTATTTGGGCGAAGCTGGCGGTTTGATTTTGAAGCCGGAGAATTTGTCATGAGTCCCAGTCGTAAAATCGTGACTACAGGTGAAAAAGAAGCTTGGGTACAGTGGTGTGAAAAAGCAATTCGTACCCCCCGCTACCGTCATGTCATCTATTCTCCCGACTATGGTAGCGAGTTGGAGGAATTAATTGGCAGCAGCTATGGGCACGGTGTGCAGGAAAGTGAAATCAAGCGCATGGTCACCGAAGCGTTGCTGGCAGATGCTCGCACGGCTAGTGTGGATCAGTTCACGTTTAGCTGGGAAGGTGAGGTATGCCATTTTAGCTGCCAGATTACGAATGTGCGGGATGAAACGGAAATTGTAGAAAGTGTGGTGATCTAA
- a CDS encoding baseplate J/gp47 family protein, producing MADLPEYLVDQTEEEILSRMLEKVPSDIDKSEGSFIWDAQAPVAFMLSEAAIWAQELLRRGFASTAASDNPDFRSPELDLRTAEHGVTRREAVAASGMVTFTGTAGTTVPAGTLVATPADDVSGEASIEYATTASVTLDEQGKGEAAIRAVNPGRSGNVPAGVIQVMASPVNGVSSVINTEETKSGTDIESDQLLLERFYAKVRNQGTSGNKAQYMQWANEIAGVGGVEVVPLWKGPGTVALYVLDTDKRAASPVIVAAVQKYIDPTQDGQGEGLAPAGPVVTIMPATEVEINISVKVQRTKEKPSTLEEIKKLIESGVRTYLKQLAFYKEDPLVRYTRISAVLLDIPIIIDFSELKINGLTNQNIEIGSGQVAVLGTVSVSE from the coding sequence ATGGCAGACTTGCCGGAATATTTGGTAGACCAGACGGAAGAGGAAATTTTGAGTCGTATGCTGGAAAAAGTGCCTTCGGACATTGATAAGTCCGAGGGTTCTTTTATTTGGGATGCGCAGGCACCGGTAGCGTTTATGCTCTCCGAAGCGGCGATTTGGGCGCAGGAGCTGCTAAGACGTGGCTTTGCCAGCACAGCAGCTAGCGATAACCCGGATTTTCGCTCGCCGGAGCTGGATCTGCGAACAGCAGAGCATGGAGTGACACGGCGGGAAGCGGTTGCTGCCTCAGGCATGGTCACATTCACGGGCACAGCGGGAACGACCGTTCCGGCGGGAACGTTGGTTGCGACCCCGGCAGATGATGTATCCGGGGAAGCCTCCATTGAGTATGCGACCACGGCATCAGTCACGCTGGATGAGCAGGGTAAAGGAGAAGCGGCGATTCGGGCAGTCAATCCCGGTCGCAGCGGTAACGTACCCGCGGGCGTCATTCAGGTGATGGCTAGCCCGGTCAATGGTGTTTCCTCCGTTATCAATACGGAGGAAACGAAAAGTGGCACGGACATTGAGAGCGACCAGCTGTTGCTGGAGCGTTTTTATGCCAAGGTGCGGAACCAGGGGACAAGCGGCAACAAGGCGCAGTATATGCAGTGGGCGAATGAAATCGCTGGAGTAGGCGGCGTGGAGGTTGTTCCGCTGTGGAAAGGGCCGGGTACGGTGGCTTTATATGTGCTGGACACAGATAAACGCGCTGCCAGTCCGGTTATCGTCGCTGCGGTACAGAAGTACATTGATCCGACTCAGGATGGGCAAGGCGAAGGGTTGGCACCAGCGGGTCCCGTAGTGACGATCATGCCAGCGACAGAGGTGGAAATTAACATTTCGGTCAAGGTACAGCGTACCAAGGAGAAGCCATCCACCCTGGAAGAGATCAAAAAGCTGATCGAAAGTGGTGTGAGGACGTATTTGAAGCAGCTTGCTTTTTACAAGGAAGACCCGTTGGTTCGGTATACCCGGATTTCTGCTGTTTTGCTGGACATTCCGATCATTATTGATTTCTCTGAGCTAAAAATCAACGGACTGACCAATCAAAATATTGAGATTGGATCAGGCCAGGTGGCGGTGCTGGGGACGGTGAGCGTCAGTGAGTAA
- a CDS encoding YmfQ family protein has translation MNMNDQTNRLAMGEEGQMSSLRGRELFSYLPAYYEISRVMRSDMDAKGSELDSLYLAMDATVAQFFVRTATWGLERWEMELGIETDLGKPLDQRRAVVESKLRGAGTFSGRLVKNVAEAYDGGTVDVTFHPAEWGFTVKFIDTIGIPPNVEDLKAAIEEIKPAHLAVEYKLRYLTIAEVESMTIYENEHTTQDRYLGGGA, from the coding sequence ATGAACATGAACGATCAAACGAATCGTCTAGCTATGGGTGAAGAGGGGCAAATGAGCAGCTTGCGGGGACGCGAGCTGTTTTCCTATTTACCCGCCTACTATGAAATTTCCCGTGTGATGCGCTCCGATATGGATGCGAAGGGCAGTGAACTGGATTCCTTGTATCTGGCGATGGATGCGACGGTGGCTCAGTTTTTCGTCCGTACCGCTACATGGGGATTGGAACGCTGGGAAATGGAGCTGGGTATCGAAACCGACCTTGGCAAGCCGCTGGACCAGCGTCGTGCAGTAGTAGAGTCGAAGCTACGGGGAGCAGGGACTTTTTCCGGCCGACTTGTCAAAAATGTAGCTGAAGCATATGACGGCGGTACAGTAGATGTTACCTTTCATCCCGCTGAATGGGGATTCACGGTCAAATTTATAGATACCATCGGGATTCCGCCCAATGTGGAGGATCTTAAAGCAGCCATCGAGGAGATCAAGCCGGCTCATTTGGCGGTTGAATATAAACTACGCTACCTGACCATTGCTGAAGTCGAATCTATGACCATCTATGAAAATGAACATACAACACAGGATAGATATTTAGGAGGTGGCGCATAA
- a CDS encoding phage holin family protein, with protein sequence MHEKVDQIWLGFSTGTLIGYFFGGWTTMLTLLLWMVIIDFFTGWAAAWINGALKSREGYYGIFRKVTVFLMITVAHLIDGILGDAHYFRDAVVFFYLANELLSIIENVGRMGVPMPDILRNAVAIFESKSVGEKKKPTDPSDKRNKAS encoded by the coding sequence ATGCATGAAAAGGTCGATCAGATTTGGCTGGGGTTTTCCACGGGGACCTTGATCGGTTATTTTTTCGGGGGGTGGACGACGATGTTGACGTTGTTGTTATGGATGGTCATTATCGACTTTTTTACCGGCTGGGCGGCGGCCTGGATTAATGGAGCATTGAAAAGCCGAGAGGGCTATTACGGTATTTTTCGCAAGGTTACAGTGTTTTTGATGATTACGGTAGCTCATCTGATCGACGGTATTCTGGGGGATGCACATTATTTCCGGGATGCCGTTGTTTTCTTTTATTTGGCGAACGAGCTATTGTCGATTATTGAAAATGTGGGCCGAATGGGAGTGCCAATGCCGGATATTTTGCGAAATGCGGTAGCCATTTTTGAATCCAAGTCGGTCGGGGAAAAGAAAAAGCCAACAGACCCCTCCGACAAAAGAAATAAAGCTTCATAA
- a CDS encoding glycoside hydrolase family 25 protein, with product MQDRSPNAAEGIDVSRYQGNIDWKRVRADGKSFAFIKASQGQRYVDPTFITNAKGAKAAGVLLGAYHFVDATSVDAAKAEARHFAEVLDRVGGAEALDFPAVMDYENNPGGLSSAAIHDVAMAFLTEFERVSGRKPMVYTGNAFAAHFKASLVAYKLWIARYSTRVPNDTTAWKLWDFWQYSDSGRVDGIQGPVDLNVYAGTEAELRQAFAGEEGDEPMTAEEKAAFKALQQQVAALENSKDVLKQTLNEQTAYIKKVDQQVADLEARQAMPVPAWAKEAVAAAVAFNPSSPIVDAKQPSSYDFYRLLVVLNRLGVFKKSS from the coding sequence ATGCAAGATCGCAGTCCTAACGCTGCCGAGGGCATTGACGTGTCCCGATACCAGGGAAATATTGATTGGAAACGTGTACGAGCCGATGGCAAATCGTTTGCCTTTATAAAAGCGAGTCAGGGACAGCGTTACGTCGATCCGACATTTATCACCAACGCCAAAGGGGCCAAGGCAGCAGGGGTATTGCTGGGAGCTTACCATTTTGTAGATGCAACCAGCGTTGACGCGGCCAAAGCGGAGGCCAGACATTTTGCCGAGGTACTGGATCGGGTTGGAGGTGCAGAAGCGCTGGACTTTCCAGCGGTCATGGATTATGAGAATAATCCGGGTGGACTTAGCTCTGCCGCGATCCATGACGTAGCCATGGCGTTTTTGACGGAATTTGAAAGGGTAAGTGGTCGCAAGCCGATGGTATATACGGGAAACGCTTTTGCAGCCCATTTCAAAGCGTCGCTGGTAGCTTATAAGCTGTGGATTGCGCGCTATAGCACACGAGTGCCCAATGATACCACAGCATGGAAGCTGTGGGACTTCTGGCAATACAGCGACAGTGGACGAGTTGATGGGATTCAAGGGCCAGTTGACCTGAATGTATACGCCGGAACTGAGGCAGAGCTGCGCCAAGCTTTTGCAGGAGAAGAGGGGGATGAGCCGATGACAGCAGAGGAAAAAGCGGCATTTAAAGCCTTGCAGCAGCAGGTTGCCGCACTTGAAAACAGCAAGGATGTGCTCAAACAGACATTGAACGAACAGACCGCTTATATTAAAAAAGTGGATCAGCAAGTAGCTGACCTGGAGGCGCGTCAGGCTATGCCAGTGCCAGCTTGGGCAAAGGAAGCCGTAGCCGCAGCCGTTGCTTTTAATCCGTCGAGTCCGATTGTGGATGCCAAGCAGCCGAGCAGCTATGATTTTTATCGCCTGCTCGTAGTCTTGAACCGTCTGGGTGTGTTTAAGAAATCGTCGTAA
- a CDS encoding ABC transporter substrate-binding protein, producing MRKKYVKNKAWTVLLVLALGAVLALSGCGGSNEGAKPEAGKTPGGAGEGKQDTLIYGRGGDSVALDPAIVTESESLKIGMQVFDTLLEYKESTTEIQPGLAESWEVSPDGLIYTFKLRQSVKFHDGSDFNAEAVVFNFNRWSDPKSPYKFEGDSYDYYDSMFGPEGSRVIKEVKAVAANTVQFKLTKPQAPFLQNIAMPSFSIASPKAIQEKKADFKSNPVGTGPFVFKEWKRNDTITLEKNPNYWKEGQPKLAKIIVRSIPDNTARFNALQNGEIDLMEDLNPDDAKQLEGNNELQKIERPSFNVAYIGFNLKKKVFNNPKVRQALNHAVNKQAIIDALFAGQAKPAVNPMPPTLWGYNDSIQDYAYDLDKAKSLLAEAGYPNGLTEPLTFYAMPVSRPYMPDGKKVAEAIQADFEKIGVKVNIQSPEWATYLDDVKAGQKDDLYMLGWNGDNGDPDNFLYTLLDKDTIPGNNRSFYVNEKLHKILVKAQVEVDQNKRAEMYKQAQVIIKQDAPWIPLVHSTPLMAGKVNLKGFVPSPAGIESYGNVYFE from the coding sequence ATGAGGAAAAAGTACGTAAAGAACAAAGCTTGGACCGTCCTACTGGTGCTTGCATTGGGGGCTGTTCTGGCACTTTCCGGCTGTGGAGGTTCCAATGAAGGCGCAAAACCGGAGGCAGGAAAAACGCCAGGCGGCGCAGGAGAGGGCAAGCAGGATACATTAATTTATGGACGCGGTGGCGATTCCGTGGCGCTGGACCCTGCGATTGTGACCGAAAGTGAATCGCTAAAAATTGGAATGCAGGTGTTCGATACCTTGCTGGAATACAAGGAGAGCACCACGGAGATTCAGCCGGGGCTTGCAGAGAGCTGGGAAGTATCACCGGACGGACTGATTTATACGTTCAAGCTGCGTCAAAGTGTAAAATTCCATGATGGAAGCGACTTTAATGCAGAAGCCGTTGTATTTAACTTTAACCGCTGGTCTGATCCGAAAAGTCCATACAAATTTGAAGGGGACTCGTATGATTATTATGACTCCATGTTCGGCCCAGAAGGGAGTCGGGTGATCAAGGAGGTCAAAGCGGTAGCTGCGAACACTGTCCAGTTTAAACTGACCAAGCCGCAGGCGCCTTTTTTACAAAATATCGCTATGCCATCCTTTAGTATTGCAAGCCCTAAGGCTATTCAGGAGAAAAAGGCTGATTTCAAGAGCAATCCGGTCGGTACGGGACCCTTTGTATTTAAGGAATGGAAACGAAATGATACCATCACGCTGGAGAAAAATCCAAACTATTGGAAAGAGGGACAGCCGAAGCTGGCCAAGATCATTGTTCGTTCTATTCCCGACAATACCGCGCGATTTAATGCTCTGCAAAACGGAGAAATTGATCTGATGGAGGATCTGAACCCGGACGATGCGAAGCAGCTGGAAGGCAATAACGAACTGCAAAAAATTGAACGCCCATCCTTTAATGTGGCGTATATTGGATTTAATTTAAAGAAAAAGGTATTCAATAATCCTAAGGTACGGCAGGCGCTTAATCATGCGGTGAACAAGCAGGCCATTATTGATGCATTGTTTGCGGGACAAGCCAAGCCTGCGGTCAATCCGATGCCACCTACGTTATGGGGATATAACGATAGCATTCAGGATTATGCCTACGATCTGGATAAGGCTAAATCCTTGCTGGCGGAAGCGGGCTATCCTAATGGGCTTACCGAGCCGTTAACCTTTTACGCGATGCCTGTATCTCGTCCGTATATGCCTGACGGCAAAAAGGTAGCGGAAGCCATTCAAGCTGATTTTGAAAAAATAGGTGTGAAAGTGAACATTCAATCGCCGGAATGGGCCACTTATCTGGATGATGTCAAGGCGGGCCAGAAAGATGATTTGTATATGCTGGGATGGAACGGAGATAATGGCGATCCGGACAACTTCCTGTACACCCTGCTGGACAAGGATACGATTCCGGGCAATAACCGTAGTTTTTATGTCAATGAGAAGCTGCATAAAATATTGGTGAAAGCTCAGGTTGAGGTCGATCAGAACAAGCGGGCGGAAATGTACAAACAAGCACAAGTGATTATTAAACAGGATGCGCCGTGGATTCCACTGGTTCACAGCACACCACTGATGGCAGGTAAAGTGAACCTCAAGGGCTTCGTGCCTTCTCCGGCAGGTATTGAATCGTATGGCAACGTTTATTTTGAATAG
- a CDS encoding ABC transporter permease, with product MNSYIVKRLAVLIPVLLGMTLIVFSIIHAIPGDPAETILGDKATEQSKQALREQLGLDKPWLQQYGTYLGELAHGDLGDSIRTRQPIAREMLPYLAATLELTVASMFFAVVVGMNAGIVSAWKRNSWFDYVSMVIALVGVSMPIFWLGLMEQWIFANKLHWLPSIGRMNSRDPVEAVTHLAVIDAMIGGRMEQVWTVIKHLILPSIALGTIPMAVIARITRSSMLEVMDSDYIRTARAKGLASFQVVYKHALKNAAIPVLTVIGLQTGSLLGGAVLTETIFAWPGIGRYIFEAISSRDYPVIQSGILIIAFLFVIINLIVDLLYAVLDRRIRYQ from the coding sequence ATGAACTCATATATTGTAAAAAGACTGGCCGTTTTGATTCCGGTATTACTGGGCATGACGCTCATCGTTTTTTCGATTATTCATGCCATTCCGGGGGATCCGGCGGAAACGATACTGGGAGACAAGGCCACAGAGCAGTCCAAACAGGCACTACGTGAGCAGTTGGGGCTGGACAAGCCGTGGTTACAGCAATATGGAACTTACCTGGGTGAGCTGGCCCATGGCGATTTGGGTGATTCGATCCGCACCAGACAGCCGATTGCCCGGGAAATGCTGCCTTACTTGGCGGCTACGCTGGAGTTGACGGTGGCGAGTATGTTTTTTGCCGTTGTTGTTGGAATGAATGCGGGTATCGTGAGCGCCTGGAAGCGGAATTCCTGGTTCGACTATGTCAGCATGGTCATTGCCCTTGTCGGGGTGTCGATGCCCATTTTCTGGCTGGGTCTGATGGAGCAGTGGATTTTTGCCAATAAGCTGCATTGGCTTCCTTCTATCGGACGTATGAATTCCCGTGATCCGGTGGAGGCGGTAACGCATTTGGCGGTTATTGATGCGATGATTGGTGGACGTATGGAGCAGGTATGGACGGTCATCAAGCATTTGATTTTGCCCAGCATCGCACTGGGAACCATCCCGATGGCGGTCATTGCCCGCATTACCCGTTCCAGCATGCTGGAGGTTATGGATTCGGATTATATCCGTACAGCCCGAGCGAAGGGACTGGCATCTTTTCAAGTCGTGTACAAGCATGCACTTAAAAATGCCGCCATCCCCGTGCTTACCGTCATCGGTCTTCAGACGGGCTCGCTACTGGGCGGCGCGGTGCTGACAGAGACCATTTTTGCATGGCCCGGCATCGGACGCTACATTTTTGAAGCGATCAGCTCGCGTGACTATCCTGTCATTCAAAGCGGGATTCTGATCATTGCGTTCCTGTTCGTCATCATTAATCTGATTGTCGATTTACTGTACGCGGTTCTGGACCGGCGTATCCGTTATCAGTAA